In a genomic window of Oncorhynchus kisutch isolate 150728-3 linkage group LG9, Okis_V2, whole genome shotgun sequence:
- the LOC109896958 gene encoding neuropeptide-like protein C4orf48 homolog, which produces MVSSGYLQAVMLLLAVQLLCFRPSDAEQEAGTVIPAESRPCVDCHAFEFMQRALQDLKKTAFNLDARTETLVLRAERRALCDCMPTNTLR; this is translated from the exons ATGGTATCGAGCGGCTATTTGCAAGCGGTGATGCTGCTATTAGCGGTGCAGCTCTTGTGTTTTAGGCCAAGTGATGCTGAGCAGGAGGCAGGGACGGTAATCCCTGCTGAAA GTCGTCCCTGTGTGGACTGTCATGCATTTGAATTCATGCAGAGGGCACTACAAGACCTTAAGAAGACTGCTTTCAACCTTGATGCCCGG actgagactctggtgTTGAGGGCAGAGAGGCGAGCCCTGTGTGACTGCATGCCCACTAATACCCTGCGCTGA